The Gemmatimonadales bacterium region GATGCTCCACGGTGGCCAGAAACCGGGCGACAGCGACTACTTCGATCTTTCGATGAGCGGCCTCAAGACGGCGGTCGTCTACGCCGTTCGCGGCGTGAAGGACCTCGACGCCGAGCGGCCGCACCTGGCGCGCGGCTTCCAGGACGCCGTGATCGCCGTGCTGGTGGCGAAGGTGCTGCGCGCAGTGGAGCGGACCGGCCGTCCGCGCGTAGTGCTGGGCGGCGGGGTCGCGTGCAACGGCGCGCTCAAGCAGGCGCTCAGGGATGCGCTGAAGCAGCGCGGAGTGACGTTGCACTCGCCCACGCCGCGCATCGCCACCGACAACGCCGCGATGATCGCGCGCACCGGCCTCTTCCGCGCCTCCGAAGCCGGCGGCGTGGTGGACGCCGAGGCGCGGCTTCCCTTCCCCGGCCTGGAGCAGTAGCAATGCCGCACCCCTACACCCCACACCCCACACCCGACACCCCGTCCCCATGACCGTCTACCCGTTCCTCATCCACTTCGGCCGCTTCACCGTCACCGGCTACGGCATCATGATGATGTTCGCGTTCCTGGTGGCGGGATGGGTCTACGCCAGGGAGGTGGCGCGAGCCGGCATGGACCCGGCGATAGCGTGGGACAGCGTCGTGTTCGCGGTGATGGGGGGTCTCGCGGGCGGGAAGCTCTACTACGCCGCGCTGGTGGGAGACCCGAGGGCGCTGCTCTCGCGCGGCGGACTGGTTTGGTACGGAGGGTTTGCGGGCGGGCTGATCGCCGTCTTCGCCTACATGTGGTGGAAGAAGCTCCCAATCAGGCGGCTGCTCGACCTCATCTCGCCGGCGATGGTGGTGGGTTACATGCTCGGCCGGGTGGGGTGCTTCCTCGTCAACGACGACTACGGTCTGCCGACCGCGCTGCCGTGGGGGATGGAGTTCCCGCGCGGCGCGCCGCCTTCGACCGCCGGCGTGCTGGAGCAGCAGTTCCATCTCACCATGCCGCCGGGGACGCCCGCCGAGCAGGTGATGGCGGTGCACCCGACTCAACTGTACGAAGTGGCGCTGA contains the following coding sequences:
- a CDS encoding prolipoprotein diacylglyceryl transferase yields the protein MTVYPFLIHFGRFTVTGYGIMMMFAFLVAGWVYAREVARAGMDPAIAWDSVVFAVMGGLAGGKLYYAALVGDPRALLSRGGLVWYGGFAGGLIAVFAYMWWKKLPIRRLLDLISPAMVVGYMLGRVGCFLVNDDYGLPTALPWGMEFPRGAPPSTAGVLEQQFHLTMPPGTPAEQVMAVHPTQLYEVALMFLIFWYLWRIREHQHGAGWLFGLYLVLSAAERFLVEFLRAKDDRFFAPFTLAQLFSVGVVLIGAWMLRRYAQPEMALNAPPAPAPVA